A genome region from Dickeya dadantii NCPPB 898 includes the following:
- a CDS encoding ArsR/SmtB family transcription factor, with protein sequence MEAADSEITQQMMREAAHGAADVLRALANDDRLMLMCFLSQGEASVGQLEQALGIHQPTLSQQLAVMRRLKLVATRREGKQIFYRIEDPRILTLLNTLYALYCPKPAEGVDHDD encoded by the coding sequence ATGGAAGCGGCAGATTCGGAAATCACACAGCAGATGATGCGCGAGGCTGCACACGGCGCGGCGGATGTGCTGCGGGCGCTGGCGAATGACGACCGGCTGATGCTGATGTGCTTTTTGAGCCAGGGCGAGGCGTCTGTCGGGCAGTTGGAACAAGCGCTGGGGATTCACCAGCCGACGTTGTCGCAGCAGCTTGCCGTCATGCGGCGGTTAAAGCTGGTGGCGACGCGGCGTGAAGGCAAGCAGATTTTCTACCGTATTGAGGACCCGCGCATCCTGACGCTGCTCAATACGCTTTATGCGTTGTATTGTCCCAAACCGGCCGAAGGAGTCGATCATGACGATTAA
- the fadA gene encoding acetyl-CoA C-acyltransferase FadA, producing the protein MENAVIVDAVRTPMGRSKGGAFRQVRAETLSAHLMRSLLSRNPALEADKIDDIYWGCVQQTLEQGFNVARNAALLAEIPHSVPAVTVNRLCGSSMQALHDAARAIMVGDAGVCLVGGVEHMGHVPMTHGVDFHPGLGKSIAKAAAMMGLTAELLARQHHISREMQDAFAARSHQRAWAATQSGAFRREIIPTTGHNADGALQPFDYDEVIRAEASIDALAALRPAFDPVNGTVTAGSSSALSDGAAALLVMSESRALALGLTPRVRIRAMAVVGCDPSVMGYGPVPATHKALQRAGLSLSDIGLFELNEAFAAQTLPCIKALGLMDSLDDKVNLNGGAIALGHPLGCSGARITATLINLMEQRNVEFGVATMCIGLGQGIATVLERV; encoded by the coding sequence ATGGAAAACGCAGTGATTGTTGATGCGGTGCGCACCCCGATGGGGCGCTCCAAAGGCGGCGCGTTTCGTCAGGTACGGGCGGAAACCCTGTCCGCTCACCTGATGCGCAGCCTGCTGAGCCGTAATCCGGCGCTGGAAGCGGACAAGATTGACGATATCTACTGGGGTTGCGTGCAACAGACGCTGGAGCAAGGCTTCAACGTGGCGCGCAACGCGGCGCTGCTGGCTGAAATCCCCCATTCGGTGCCCGCCGTGACCGTTAACCGTCTGTGCGGCTCGTCCATGCAGGCGCTGCACGACGCGGCGCGCGCCATCATGGTGGGCGACGCCGGGGTTTGTCTGGTCGGCGGCGTCGAACACATGGGGCATGTGCCGATGACCCACGGCGTCGATTTTCATCCCGGACTCGGCAAGAGCATCGCCAAAGCGGCGGCGATGATGGGGCTGACGGCGGAACTGCTGGCGCGTCAGCACCACATCAGCCGAGAGATGCAGGACGCGTTCGCCGCCCGTTCGCACCAGCGCGCCTGGGCTGCCACCCAATCCGGCGCCTTTCGCCGCGAAATTATCCCCACCACCGGCCATAACGCCGACGGCGCGCTGCAACCGTTTGACTACGATGAGGTGATAAGGGCGGAGGCCAGTATCGATGCGCTGGCCGCGCTGCGCCCGGCGTTCGATCCGGTCAACGGCACGGTCACCGCCGGCAGTTCATCGGCGCTGTCGGACGGCGCGGCGGCGCTGCTGGTGATGAGCGAATCCCGCGCGCTGGCGCTGGGGCTGACGCCTCGGGTACGCATCCGTGCCATGGCGGTAGTCGGGTGCGATCCGTCAGTGATGGGATACGGTCCGGTGCCCGCCACCCACAAAGCGTTACAGCGTGCCGGGCTCTCCCTGAGCGATATCGGTCTGTTCGAACTGAATGAGGCTTTCGCCGCCCAGACGCTGCCCTGCATCAAGGCGTTGGGGTTGATGGACAGTCTGGACGATAAGGTCAACCTGAACGGCGGCGCCATCGCGCTCGGTCATCCACTGGGATGCTCAGGCGCGCGTATCACCGCCACGCTTATCAATCTGATGGAACAGCGGAATGTGGAATTCGGCGTCGCCACCATGTGTATCGGTTTGGGTCAGGGCATCGCCACCGTGCTGGAGCGGGTATAA
- a CDS encoding YeeE/YedE family protein yields MTINMQAFTPLMSLTGGVVIGVAVVMLALFCGRIAGISGILGGLLGRTWQDKGWRLAFVLGMFAAPWLYRLAAPLPEIAIATPMPWLVVSGLLVGFGTRYGSGCTSGHGVCGLSRLSLRSLVATLTFMGAAFVTVWVLGMFR; encoded by the coding sequence ATGACGATTAATATGCAGGCATTTACACCGCTGATGAGCCTGACGGGCGGCGTTGTGATTGGCGTCGCGGTGGTGATGCTGGCGCTGTTCTGCGGGCGTATCGCCGGCATCAGCGGCATTCTCGGCGGCCTGTTGGGCCGAACATGGCAGGATAAAGGATGGCGGCTGGCGTTTGTGTTGGGGATGTTCGCTGCGCCCTGGCTCTACCGGCTGGCGGCGCCGCTGCCGGAAATCGCGATAGCCACGCCGATGCCCTGGTTGGTGGTATCGGGCCTGTTGGTGGGGTTCGGCACCCGATACGGGTCGGGCTGCACCAGCGGACATGGCGTGTGTGGTTTGTCCCGTTTGTCGCTGCGATCGCTGGTGGCGACGTTGACCTTCATGGGGGCGGCGTTTGTCACCGTCTGGGTGCTGGGCATGTTTCGTTGA
- the pepQ gene encoding Xaa-Pro dipeptidase: METLASLYHQHVATLQQRTQAVLARHNLDALLIHSGELMMAFLDDHAYPFKVNPQFKAWLPVTQVPNCWLWVDGVNTPKLWFYSPVDYWHNVAPVPDSFWTKSLDIQVLRKADDIGQQLPVQRQRVAYIGSAPQRALNLGVAPEHINPKGVLDYLHYHRAYKTDYELACMRAAQKTAVVGHRAAYEAFQSGMSEFDINLAYLTATGHRDTDVPYGNIVALNEHAAVLHYTQLEHRVPAEMRSFLLDAGAEYNGYAADITRTYAAQDDNEYAALVKDLNREQLALIDTLKAGVRYTDYHLQMHHRVAVLLKRHQLVTGLSEEAMVEQGVTSPFLPHGLGHPLGLQVHDVGGFMQDDTGTTQPAPSAHPYLRCTRILEPRMVLTIEPGIYFIDSLLEPWRQGELRQHFNWQKLDVLRPFGGIRIEDNIVVHDKRIENLTRALDLA, translated from the coding sequence ATGGAAACGCTGGCTTCTTTGTATCATCAACATGTGGCGACCCTGCAGCAACGCACGCAGGCGGTTCTGGCGCGGCATAATCTGGATGCCTTATTGATCCACTCCGGTGAGTTGATGATGGCGTTTCTGGACGATCATGCCTATCCGTTCAAGGTTAATCCGCAGTTCAAAGCCTGGCTGCCGGTAACGCAGGTGCCGAACTGCTGGCTGTGGGTGGATGGGGTCAATACGCCGAAACTGTGGTTCTACTCCCCCGTTGATTACTGGCATAACGTGGCGCCGGTGCCGGACAGTTTCTGGACCAAATCGCTGGATATCCAGGTGCTGCGCAAGGCCGATGACATCGGCCAGCAACTGCCGGTTCAGCGTCAGCGAGTCGCCTATATCGGTTCCGCGCCGCAGCGTGCGTTGAATCTGGGTGTCGCGCCGGAACACATCAACCCGAAAGGCGTGCTGGATTATCTGCATTACCACCGCGCCTACAAAACGGATTATGAACTGGCCTGCATGCGCGCAGCGCAGAAAACGGCGGTGGTCGGCCACCGCGCTGCGTACGAAGCGTTCCAGTCCGGTATGAGCGAATTTGATATCAACCTGGCGTACCTGACCGCTACCGGCCACCGTGATACCGATGTACCTTACGGCAATATCGTCGCCCTCAACGAACACGCGGCGGTGCTGCATTACACCCAGCTTGAACACCGGGTGCCGGCGGAAATGCGCAGCTTCCTGCTGGATGCCGGCGCGGAATACAACGGCTATGCGGCGGATATTACCCGCACCTATGCCGCGCAGGATGACAACGAATATGCTGCGCTGGTGAAAGATCTCAACCGCGAGCAACTGGCGTTGATCGATACTCTGAAAGCCGGGGTGCGTTACACCGACTACCATTTGCAGATGCATCACCGAGTGGCGGTGCTACTCAAACGTCACCAACTGGTAACCGGGCTGAGCGAAGAAGCGATGGTGGAACAGGGCGTTACCTCGCCTTTCCTGCCGCACGGTCTGGGTCATCCGCTTGGTTTGCAAGTGCATGACGTCGGCGGATTCATGCAGGACGACACCGGCACGACACAGCCTGCGCCGTCGGCCCATCCTTACCTACGCTGTACCCGAATTCTGGAACCGCGCATGGTGCTGACTATTGAGCCGGGTATCTACTTTATCGATTCGTTGCTTGAGCCCTGGCGTCAGGGCGAACTGCGCCAGCACTTCAACTGGCAGAAGCTGGATGTGTTGCGCCCGTTCGGCGGTATTCGTATTGAAGACAATATCGTGGTGCACGACAAACGCATTGAAAACCTGACCCGTGCGCTTGATTTGGCCTGA
- the trkH gene encoding Trk system potassium transporter TrkH, with amino-acid sequence MHLRAITRIVGLLVILFSGTMFIPGMVALIYRDGAGRAFIQTFIVALVMGLLLWLPNRKHRHELKAREGFLIVVLFWTVLGSVGALPFLFVERPNLSVTDAFFESFSGLTTTGATTLVGLDSLPKAILFYRQMLQWMGGMGIIVLAVAILPILGVGGMQLYRAEMPGPLKDHKMRPRIAETAKTLWLIYVLLTVLCALSLWLAGMSVFDAISHSFSTIAIGGFSTHDASIGYFNSPTINTIIAVFLLISGCNFGLHFAVLSGRSLRVYWRDPEFRMFIVVQMSLVVICTLVLWGHGVYKNGMETLNQAFFQVVSMATTAGFTTDSIASWPLFLPVLLLCSAFIGGCAGSTGGGLKVIRILLLFLQGSRELKRLVHPNAVYTIKLGQRALPERILEAVWGFFSAYALVFIVSMLAVIATGVDNFSAFAAVAATLNNLGPGLGTVADNFTSMNDAAKWILIVTMLFGRLEVFTMLVLFTPTFWRE; translated from the coding sequence ATGCACTTGCGTGCCATAACCCGCATTGTCGGACTGCTGGTCATCCTGTTTTCCGGCACCATGTTCATTCCCGGCATGGTGGCGTTGATCTACCGCGACGGCGCCGGTCGGGCATTTATCCAGACGTTCATTGTGGCGTTGGTGATGGGGCTGTTGCTGTGGCTGCCCAACCGTAAACACCGGCATGAACTGAAGGCCCGCGAAGGGTTTTTGATCGTGGTGCTGTTCTGGACGGTGCTGGGCAGCGTCGGGGCTTTGCCGTTTCTGTTTGTCGAGCGCCCCAATCTGTCGGTGACGGATGCGTTTTTTGAGTCCTTTTCCGGCCTGACCACAACCGGCGCGACCACGCTGGTCGGGCTGGATTCGTTGCCGAAAGCCATCCTGTTCTACCGGCAGATGCTGCAATGGATGGGCGGCATGGGAATCATCGTGCTGGCGGTGGCCATTCTGCCGATTCTGGGCGTCGGGGGGATGCAGCTTTATCGCGCCGAAATGCCGGGACCGCTGAAGGACCATAAAATGCGGCCCCGTATCGCGGAAACCGCCAAAACCCTGTGGTTGATTTACGTGTTGCTGACCGTGCTCTGCGCGCTCTCGCTATGGCTGGCGGGTATGTCGGTGTTCGATGCCATCAGCCATAGTTTTTCCACTATCGCCATCGGCGGGTTCTCAACTCATGATGCCAGCATCGGTTATTTCAACAGTCCTACCATCAACACCATTATCGCGGTATTTCTACTGATTTCCGGCTGTAATTTTGGTTTGCACTTTGCGGTACTGAGCGGGCGCAGCCTGCGGGTGTATTGGCGCGACCCCGAATTCCGGATGTTTATCGTCGTTCAGATGTCGCTGGTTGTGATTTGTACCCTCGTTTTGTGGGGGCACGGTGTGTACAAGAATGGTATGGAAACCCTGAATCAGGCGTTCTTTCAGGTGGTTTCCATGGCGACTACCGCGGGCTTCACCACCGATAGCATTGCCTCCTGGCCGCTGTTTTTACCGGTGTTGCTGCTATGTTCCGCGTTTATTGGCGGGTGCGCCGGTTCGACCGGCGGTGGCCTGAAAGTGATTCGCATCCTGTTACTGTTCTTGCAGGGCTCTCGCGAACTGAAACGATTGGTTCATCCGAATGCGGTCTATACCATTAAGCTCGGCCAGCGCGCGTTGCCGGAGCGGATACTGGAAGCGGTGTGGGGATTTTTCTCAGCTTATGCGCTGGTGTTTATCGTCAGCATGCTGGCCGTGATTGCGACAGGGGTGGACAATTTCTCCGCCTTTGCGGCGGTGGCTGCCACGCTGAACAATCTCGGGCCGGGGCTGGGGACGGTGGCTGACAATTTCACCTCCATGAATGACGCAGCTAAATGGATCCTGATTGTTACCATGCTGTTTGGCCGTCTGGAAGTGTTCACCATGCTGGTGCTATTTACGCCCACCTTTTGGCGGGAATAA
- a CDS encoding FAD-dependent oxidoreductase: MTRIIIIGGVAGGASAAVRARRLSESAEIIMLERGPYVSFANCGLPYHIGGDIPDRSALLLKTPTDFADRFNIDVRVRHEVLSIDPAARTLQIADLADNRVYTEHYDKLLLSPGANPIVPPLPGIDLPGVFTLRTITDMDRILAHLQQSDIRQVTVAGGGFIGLEVAEALVNRGVSVTLLERDSQVMAPVDPEMAAPLHQVIRRHGVELLLNAGLSAIAPCSDHVSGGNHVSGGDHKLMLTLADGRQRVTGMLLMAIGVKPETQLAQAAGLRLGARGGIQVNQRMQTSNEHIYAVGDAVETPDWVNAAPTPFPLAGPANRQGRIAADNMLGREHHYTRTQGTAICKVFDHTVGSVGINEKTLQRTGTPYQKVYVHAADHAGYYPGASTISLKLLFAPDTGAILGAQAVGKAGVDKRIDVIAVAQRAGLTVRDLEDLELTYAPPFNSARDVVNQAGMLASNVLQGDTAICHPEDIINLDPATQCLLDIRGAQELHLHGEYPNALHIPLDTLRRRLQELPADKEILIGCQSGLRGHVAYRLLIQRGFHARNLSGGFITYRAFVAQ, translated from the coding sequence ATGACCAGAATTATTATCATCGGCGGCGTGGCAGGCGGTGCGTCGGCCGCCGTCAGAGCCCGTCGGCTGTCGGAATCGGCAGAGATCATCATGCTGGAACGCGGCCCTTACGTGTCATTCGCCAATTGTGGGTTGCCATATCATATCGGCGGCGATATTCCAGACCGCTCCGCACTGCTGCTGAAAACCCCGACGGACTTCGCCGACCGCTTTAATATTGACGTGCGGGTACGGCACGAGGTGTTGAGCATCGATCCTGCCGCTCGTACCCTGCAAATCGCCGATCTGGCGGATAACCGGGTCTACACCGAGCACTACGACAAGCTGCTGCTGAGCCCAGGCGCTAACCCGATCGTGCCGCCGTTGCCTGGCATCGACCTGCCCGGTGTGTTTACCCTGCGCACCATCACGGACATGGACCGGATTCTGGCCCATCTGCAACAGTCTGATATCCGACAGGTCACGGTCGCCGGCGGCGGTTTCATCGGGCTGGAAGTCGCCGAAGCGCTGGTGAATCGCGGTGTGTCGGTGACGCTGCTGGAGCGCGATTCGCAGGTGATGGCGCCGGTCGATCCGGAAATGGCGGCGCCGTTGCATCAGGTGATACGGCGACATGGCGTCGAATTACTGCTGAACGCGGGGCTAAGTGCCATCGCTCCATGCAGTGACCACGTCTCAGGCGGTAATCACGTCTCAGGCGGCGACCACAAACTGATGCTGACGCTGGCTGACGGCCGGCAACGGGTTACCGGCATGCTGCTGATGGCGATCGGCGTCAAACCCGAAACGCAGTTGGCGCAGGCGGCCGGGCTGCGTCTGGGCGCCCGCGGCGGTATTCAGGTCAATCAACGGATGCAAACCTCGAATGAGCATATCTACGCGGTCGGCGATGCGGTGGAAACCCCGGACTGGGTGAATGCCGCGCCGACGCCGTTCCCGTTGGCCGGTCCGGCCAACCGTCAGGGGCGTATCGCCGCCGACAACATGCTGGGTCGGGAACACCATTACACCCGTACTCAGGGCACCGCCATCTGTAAGGTATTCGACCACACCGTCGGGAGCGTCGGCATAAACGAAAAAACGCTGCAACGTACGGGAACCCCTTACCAGAAGGTGTATGTCCACGCGGCGGACCACGCCGGTTATTATCCCGGTGCCAGCACAATCTCACTCAAGCTGCTGTTCGCGCCTGACACCGGCGCGATTCTCGGCGCACAAGCGGTGGGAAAAGCCGGTGTCGACAAGCGTATCGACGTGATTGCCGTCGCCCAACGGGCGGGATTGACGGTACGGGATCTGGAAGACCTTGAACTCACCTACGCACCACCGTTCAACAGCGCCCGGGATGTGGTGAATCAGGCGGGAATGCTGGCCAGCAACGTGCTTCAGGGCGATACGGCTATTTGCCACCCTGAAGACATCATCAATCTCGACCCGGCGACCCAGTGCTTGCTGGACATCCGCGGCGCACAAGAGCTGCACCTTCACGGCGAATACCCGAATGCGCTGCACATTCCGCTGGATACGCTGCGCCGGCGCTTGCAGGAACTGCCCGCCGACAAAGAAATTCTGATTGGCTGCCAGTCCGGCCTGCGCGGCCATGTGGCCTACCGTCTGCTGATTCAACGGGGCTTTCACGCCCGCAATCTGTCCGGCGGATTCATAACCTATCGGGCATTCGTCGCGCAGTAG
- the fre gene encoding NAD(P)H-flavin reductase, which translates to MTTLSCTVTSVEAITDTVYRVRLLPSAPFSFRAGQYLMVVMDERDKRPFSVASTPIEQGSIELHIGASEMNLYAMAVMDRILKEKSLVVDIPHGEAWLREDSDRPLILIAGGTGFSYVRSILLTVLANQPTRQISVYWGGRELRHLYDLGELQSLAQAHPNLNVIPVVEQPDEQWHGRSGTVLSAVLQDFGSLAQHDIYIAGRFEMAKIARERFCNERGAQLAHMYSDAFSFI; encoded by the coding sequence ATGACAACGTTGAGCTGTACAGTAACGTCGGTGGAAGCTATCACCGATACGGTTTACCGGGTGCGCTTATTGCCATCGGCGCCTTTTTCCTTCCGTGCCGGGCAATATTTGATGGTGGTGATGGACGAGCGCGACAAACGTCCGTTCTCCGTGGCTTCCACGCCTATTGAGCAAGGGTCTATCGAACTGCATATCGGGGCCTCCGAGATGAATCTGTATGCGATGGCGGTGATGGATCGCATTCTGAAAGAAAAGTCGCTGGTGGTGGATATTCCCCACGGCGAAGCCTGGCTGCGTGAAGACAGCGATCGTCCGCTGATTCTGATTGCCGGCGGCACCGGATTCTCCTACGTACGTTCCATTCTGCTGACGGTGCTGGCAAACCAGCCGACGCGCCAGATATCCGTGTACTGGGGCGGGCGCGAACTGCGCCACCTGTACGATCTGGGGGAACTGCAATCGCTGGCGCAGGCGCATCCCAACCTGAACGTGATCCCAGTGGTCGAGCAGCCGGACGAGCAGTGGCATGGTCGCTCCGGTACGGTGCTGAGCGCGGTGCTGCAGGATTTCGGTTCGCTGGCGCAACACGATATTTATATCGCGGGCCGTTTCGAGATGGCGAAAATCGCCCGCGAGCGTTTCTGCAACGAACGTGGCGCCCAGCTTGCGCACATGTACAGCGACGCTTTTTCTTTCATCTGA
- the fadB gene encoding fatty acid oxidation complex subunit alpha FadB, producing the protein MIYQGDTLYLNWLEDGIAELVFAAPGSVNKLDTRTVASLGEALNHLKNQPSLRALLLRSDKPAFIAGADITEFLSLFAAPPETLHQWLTEANAIFSQLEDLPVPTLSAINGYALGGGCECALATDFRIATPDVRIGLPEVKLGIMPGFGGTVRLPRLLGADGALEIITAGKDLPAGEALKVGLVDAVLDSDKLLPAALHMLRLAMTDQLDWRDRRRQKQSPLRLNRIEAAMSFATANALVQQAAGRHYPALVMALKTIEAAAGLHRDAALKIETDNFVALTQTTAAHALVGVFLNEQAVKSAAKQWAADASPPARVAVLGAGIMGGGIACQSARKGVPVWMKDISEKALTLGMEEAAKLLNAQLERGKLDAMTMAGVLARIHPTLNNNGLEQADLIIEAVVENPQVKARVLAEAEACVSEQTLIVSNTSTIPIGQLAASLQRPQNFCGMHFFNPVHRMPLVEVIRGPQTDEKTLARVVAYASKIGKTPIVVNDCPGFFVNRVLFPYIAAFNLLMRDGADFRDVDAVMEKQFGWPMGPAYLLDVVGLDTAHHAQAVMSAGFPQRMAKTYRDAVDVLVEHQRFGQKSGAGFYRYYPDAKGKPRREQDEQTDILLDAVCEPKRTFSAQEIIHRLMVPMLNEVARCLEEGIVATPAEADMALLYGLGFPPFHGGACRYLDTLGSQRYVDIAQSLAPLGPLYAVPDSLLQMAQRRQRYYPAVEPHANLSLHQPA; encoded by the coding sequence ATGATCTATCAAGGCGACACGCTGTACCTCAACTGGCTGGAAGACGGCATTGCCGAACTGGTTTTTGCCGCGCCCGGCAGCGTTAATAAATTGGATACCCGCACTGTAGCCAGCCTTGGCGAGGCGCTAAACCATCTGAAGAACCAACCGTCACTACGCGCCCTGCTGTTGCGCTCGGATAAACCGGCTTTCATCGCCGGTGCGGATATCACCGAATTCCTGTCGCTGTTTGCCGCCCCGCCGGAAACGTTGCATCAATGGCTGACCGAAGCCAACGCCATTTTCAGCCAACTGGAGGATTTGCCGGTCCCGACGCTCTCCGCCATCAACGGCTATGCGCTGGGCGGGGGATGTGAATGCGCGCTGGCGACCGACTTCCGCATTGCGACGCCTGACGTTCGCATCGGTCTGCCGGAAGTCAAACTGGGGATCATGCCGGGATTCGGCGGCACAGTCCGGCTGCCGCGGTTGCTGGGCGCGGACGGCGCGCTGGAAATCATCACCGCCGGTAAAGACTTGCCCGCCGGCGAGGCCCTGAAAGTCGGGCTGGTTGACGCCGTCCTGGACAGCGACAAACTGCTGCCCGCCGCCCTGCATATGCTGCGTCTGGCAATGACCGACCAACTCGACTGGCGTGACCGTCGCCGCCAGAAACAGTCGCCGCTACGGCTTAACCGTATCGAAGCCGCCATGAGTTTCGCCACCGCCAACGCGCTGGTGCAACAGGCGGCGGGCCGCCACTACCCTGCGCTGGTGATGGCGCTCAAAACCATCGAAGCCGCCGCCGGGCTGCACCGCGACGCCGCACTAAAAATCGAAACCGACAATTTCGTCGCGCTGACTCAAACGACGGCGGCGCATGCGCTGGTCGGCGTCTTCCTTAACGAGCAGGCCGTAAAAAGCGCCGCCAAACAATGGGCCGCCGACGCCTCGCCGCCAGCACGTGTCGCGGTGCTGGGCGCCGGGATCATGGGCGGCGGCATCGCCTGCCAGTCGGCGCGCAAAGGGGTGCCGGTGTGGATGAAAGACATCAGTGAAAAAGCGCTGACACTGGGGATGGAAGAAGCGGCTAAGCTGCTTAACGCACAGTTGGAACGCGGCAAACTGGACGCCATGACTATGGCGGGGGTGCTGGCCCGCATCCACCCGACACTGAACAATAACGGGCTTGAACAGGCCGACCTGATTATCGAAGCGGTGGTGGAAAACCCGCAGGTAAAAGCCAGGGTGCTAGCAGAGGCGGAAGCCTGCGTCAGCGAGCAGACGCTGATCGTCTCCAATACCTCGACGATTCCCATCGGGCAATTAGCGGCCTCATTGCAGCGGCCGCAAAACTTCTGCGGTATGCACTTTTTCAATCCGGTGCATCGTATGCCGCTGGTTGAAGTGATTCGCGGTCCCCAGACCGATGAGAAAACGCTGGCCCGCGTGGTGGCCTACGCCAGTAAGATCGGCAAAACCCCTATCGTGGTGAACGACTGCCCAGGATTCTTCGTCAACCGCGTACTGTTCCCCTACATTGCCGCCTTCAACCTGCTGATGCGCGACGGCGCGGATTTCCGCGATGTGGACGCGGTGATGGAAAAACAGTTCGGCTGGCCGATGGGGCCGGCTTACCTGCTGGACGTAGTCGGACTGGATACCGCTCACCACGCTCAGGCGGTGATGTCGGCAGGCTTTCCGCAGCGCATGGCGAAAACCTACCGCGACGCCGTCGATGTGCTGGTGGAGCATCAGCGTTTCGGCCAGAAGAGCGGCGCGGGCTTCTACCGCTACTATCCGGATGCCAAAGGCAAACCGCGCCGGGAACAAGATGAGCAAACCGATATCTTGCTGGATGCGGTCTGCGAACCGAAGCGAACCTTCAGCGCGCAAGAGATTATCCATCGCCTGATGGTGCCGATGCTCAACGAAGTGGCGCGCTGTCTGGAAGAAGGCATCGTCGCTACCCCGGCGGAAGCCGACATGGCGCTGCTGTACGGTCTGGGCTTCCCGCCGTTCCACGGCGGCGCCTGCCGCTATCTGGATACGCTGGGCAGCCAACGGTATGTGGACATCGCCCAGTCGCTGGCGCCGCTGGGGCCGCTCTACGCCGTGCCGGACAGCCTGTTGCAGATGGCGCAGCGCCGGCAGCGCTATTACCCGGCGGTTGAACCTCACGCCAATCTTTCTCTTCACCAACCGGCATAA
- a CDS encoding DUF6691 family protein encodes MNNLFSFLAGLVFGLGLLISGMANPQKVLGFLDITRQWDPSLALVMGGALAVGSLGFRVVGRMSKPLCAASFSLPLKKAVDKPLVAGSLLFGIGWGMAGICPGPALVLLSYGTAKGGVFFVSMLAGMGLYEWFSTRQRARAP; translated from the coding sequence ATGAACAACCTGTTTTCTTTTCTGGCCGGGCTGGTTTTTGGCCTTGGGCTGTTGATCAGTGGGATGGCGAACCCGCAGAAAGTGCTGGGTTTTCTGGATATAACCCGGCAGTGGGACCCATCGCTGGCGCTGGTGATGGGCGGCGCACTGGCGGTCGGATCGCTCGGTTTTCGCGTGGTCGGCCGGATGTCAAAGCCGCTGTGCGCGGCGTCGTTTTCCCTGCCGCTAAAAAAAGCGGTCGATAAACCGTTGGTGGCGGGCAGTTTGCTGTTCGGAATCGGTTGGGGAATGGCCGGTATTTGCCCCGGCCCGGCCCTGGTGTTGCTGTCGTATGGCACCGCGAAAGGCGGGGTGTTCTTTGTCTCCATGCTTGCAGGCATGGGGCTGTATGAGTGGTTTTCCACTCGCCAGCGTGCGCGTGCTCCCTGA
- a CDS encoding IMPACT family protein gives MQSYPVPAASVSVHEEIKKSRFITLLGPASGVDAARGVIQQIREQHPSAAHHCWAYVAGAPDDSQQLGFSDDGEPSGTAGKPMLAQLMGSGVGEVVAVVVRYYGGVRLGTGGLVKAYGGGVQQALKQLPLQQKVMQRMYRLRCDYALLPQVETVVLALQGQVVSTEYAGEVSLQLAFPVTAVEDASRRLRDISRGALHLQPISQ, from the coding sequence ATGCAGTCATACCCGGTTCCTGCTGCGTCTGTCAGCGTTCATGAAGAGATTAAAAAGAGCCGTTTTATCACGCTGCTTGGCCCGGCTAGCGGCGTGGACGCGGCCCGAGGCGTGATTCAGCAGATCCGCGAACAACATCCTTCGGCAGCCCACCATTGTTGGGCGTATGTTGCGGGCGCGCCGGATGATTCGCAACAGCTCGGGTTTTCCGATGACGGCGAACCTTCGGGCACCGCTGGCAAACCGATGCTGGCTCAATTGATGGGCAGCGGCGTCGGCGAAGTGGTGGCGGTGGTGGTGCGTTATTATGGCGGCGTCAGGCTCGGCACCGGCGGGCTGGTCAAAGCCTATGGCGGAGGTGTGCAGCAGGCGCTGAAACAACTGCCTCTGCAGCAGAAAGTCATGCAACGGATGTATCGGTTGCGGTGCGACTATGCTCTGTTGCCCCAGGTCGAAACCGTGGTGCTGGCGCTGCAGGGGCAAGTCGTCTCGACGGAGTACGCCGGCGAGGTCTCGCTCCAACTGGCGTTTCCGGTAACGGCAGTGGAAGACGCGTCGCGTCGGCTGCGCGATATTAGCCGCGGCGCGTTGCATTTGCAGCCAATTTCACAATAA